The following nucleotide sequence is from Gymnodinialimonas phycosphaerae.
CGAGCTTGTCCAGTGCCGCGCCCAGATCCGGCAAAACCTCGGGCGGGATGACAAGCGCACCGTGGCAATCGGCATGGATCAGATCGCCCTGTGCCACGCGCAGACCGAAAATCTCCACCGGCTCGCCGATCTGGTGCACGTGGACGAACCCGTGGCTGGGACCGATGCCGCCGGCCAGCACCGGGAACGACGCGGGCAGGTCGCCAAGGTCGCGCATCAAGCCGTTGGTCACCGCCCCCGACAGGCCAAAGACACTGCCGTGAACGGCGGCGTGAACCTCCCCCCACCAAGCGCCGAGGGCGGCGTCTCCGTCCATATCCTCGACCACTGCCACGCCGGGCCGAGGGCCTTCGGCCATGGCGCGAAAGTACGCCATCCGCCGGGCGCGCAAGACGTCAGGCGGCTCAGACGGGGCCTCGCGGCCCGCGATGTGAGCGGTCCGAGCGAAGCCCAGGATGCGCGTGTGCCGATCACCGGACCAGTGCATCGTGGCGCGGGTGAAGCCTGCGAAGCCCCGGCGACCTTGGGCCACCTCAATCGCGTTGCACACCGTTGGTGTGTCACAGGCCCGAAGCCGGGCAGCCAGATCTTGAGAAAGCATCATGGGGCATTCCAGGCATCAGACAGGGCCCGGGCGCAGGCGGCGGGGTCTTCGACCAAGGCATAGTGCCCCAGCCCCTCAAGGGCCACTGCCCGGCCCTGCGGGGCCGCCTGCGCGGCATCCTGCGCGAGCGCAAAGGGGGCCATCTGGTCGTCCGTGCCGGTCAACAGGGTGACCGGGCAAGGGACGCGTGACAGGGCCCCCAACGCGCCCGGGCGGGAAAGGGCAATCGCGGTATGGGCATCGATCAGGTGCTGCGTCTGATTGGCCATCGACAGGATTTGCGACAGGGCACGTTCCGGGTCAGGCCCGGCCAAGGGCGGCAAGCGCTCTGCCAAGGCCGCCGCCCCACCACGACGGGTGACATCGCGGGCAAGGGCGAGGCGCCCGTCCCGCTTGGCGGGGTCATCGGCGTGGGGATTGAGACCGAAGAAAACAAATTGTGCGGCGTCCAGCCGATCTGCCAGATGGGCCGTCACGATGGCCCCAAGGGAGAAGCCGCAAATAATGGCCCCTGGCGCAATAGCGGTCAGGGCATCGGCGTAGTCCTCTATTTGCGGGTCAGACAGCTCGATCACGGTGCGGGCGCGGCGCGCCACGCCAAGCGCGTCAAGGAAGCCATCGAAGACTTCCCCTGTGCACAAGGTGCCCGGCAGCAAGGCCCAAGGCCGACCGTCCGCTGGATCAATAGCCATGATTTCCAGTCGCGGTTGCAAGGTTCGGCTTTTCTGTATCCAGCAGATTCTTCACCGCGCCCGAGACACTGCGTGTCAGATGGGCGAAGTCGTTGCCCGGCGTGACCAGCCCATAGCCTTCGTCCATCCGCAAGCGGGCCTCGGACGCGTCGGCGCAGAAAATGCCGACGGGCACGCCCTTCTGGGTCGCACGCGACAGGACGGTCCCCATGGCTTGTTCGGACGCGGGACGCGGAAAGCGAACATGACCGTCCAGCGCAAAGGCCATGTCGTTGGGGCCCAGATACAGCATATCGATGCCGTCCACGGCGAGGATTTCGTCGATGCGGTCCACTGCCTCTGCCGTTTCGATCATCGGAATCGCCATCACCGTCTCGTTCGCCATCGCCACATAATCGGACCCGCCATAGAGCAACCCCCGCGAGGGTCCGAAGCTGCGGTTACCATGGGGCGGGTAGCGGCAGGCCGCAACCAGTTCCGCCGCCTGTTCGGGGGTGGAGATCATCGGGCAGATGATCCCATAAGCGCCCGCATCCAGCAGTTGCATGATCTGTGCCGGGTCCAGATGCGGCACGCGCACCATCGGGATCGCGGGCGTGGCAGAGATCGCTTGCAACATGTGCAGCGCCTCGGAGAAGCCGAACATGCCGTGCTGCAAGTCGACCGTCACAGAATGCACGCCGGTGTGTCCAACGCCCTCCGCCGAATAACTCGCCCCGATCGACAGCCACGCATTGATCACGGGATCGCCAGCGGCAAGGCGTGTCTTGACGTGGTTCGGACGCATCAACCAGCCCTCCGGTAAAGCGGGAGCAGCGCCGCCTTGGCCATGAAGCCGCCCGCGTCCAGACCGGTGCCGCGGGCCTCGGCCGCCGCGATGACATCGTCGGCAAACACGGGCCGTTTGCGGTGATCACCCGACACGGTGACAAGCGCTTCGACCGTCTCATCGCCCAATGCCTCAAGCGACCGCACGGTTCCTGCGGGGATCGAGTAGGTGTCCCAGGCCTCCAGATCGACGGTAACATCCGTGCCGTCGTGGAAGGTGATCCGCAGCTGGCCCTTGTGCAGGATGATGACCATCTTGTCGGGCAGCGCGAAGGGGCTGACGTGGGTGCAGGGGGCCATGCGCAACCACTCGGTCGAGAAACCGTGGGGGTTGGTGATGGGGGCGGCGTGATCTCGGTTCTGGGTGAGGCCGTAGCCGATGACGGGCGCAAGCTCCGCGCCGCAACCGGGAAGGTTCGCGTCGATAAACGCGGGGCGGAAATCACGGTCGGCGGCGGTGACGACGCGGCTTCGCATCTCCCTCGGCGTGACCTCGCGCAGCGCTGCGACCTCGGTGTCGGGCATGGGGGGGATGCAGGCATCCGCATCGGGCACCGCATCGCCACGAGACGTGTCGATCAGCGTATTCTCGTTGGAGATATAGAGCCCGTATTCCGCCGCCTCACGAATGATGTCCGGGTGGAAGATCACGCCGCCGGTATTGTCACCGCCGAGGATCGTGAAGAGCCAGCCATCATCCGGGCCCGCATTTGTGAAGCCCCGGAAGATCCACGTCGGCACCGACAGGATATCACCTTCGCGGCCTGTGAATTCGTTCTCGCCGTTCGATCCCCAGCGGAAGGTCCATTCCCCCTTCTGGACGATGAACACTTCGGCGGTGAAATGGATGTGCAGGTTATTGGTGATGCCGTTGGGCATCGCCGCCGCCCCGATATTGAAGCCGTGCGGTTCCGGCAGGTTCACCACCTGATCTGCGGACGAGGTCACACCGGGGCCGATGATGGAATAGTTCTCTTTCAGGTGCGAACCGGGCTTTTTGCAATCGATGAAAGCGACGGTGCAGGACGTGTAATCGGACCGTTTGACCCGGCGGGCGTCTGCTTCTTGTTGCGAGAGAGAGGGCATGGGAGGTGTCACCTTGATTGGGGTTCAGAAATCCAGACGCTCGCCAGAGGTCTTGTCGAACAGATGGACGCGCCCGCCGGGTTTGGGGGCCAGCATACAGCGCGTGTTGATGGCGGCCTCGAATTCGGCGGGACCGCGGGCACAGATGGAGGTGCCCTTTTCGCGCAGGGTCACGAGGGTGGAATCCCCGGTCAACTCCAACGCATAGAGCGCGCCCGAGATCGGCGCGTCGGTGCTTTGGGTCAGCTCCAGATCTTCGGGACGGATCCCCAGCACCACGTCCGCGCGGTCCGGCGCATCAACAGGCATTTGCACGCCGGGGGCAGTGAACTGTCCGCCCGCGATGGCGCCCTCGATCAGGTTCATGGAGGGCGAGCCGATGAAGCCCGCCACAAAGAGGTTGACCGGCTCGGAATAGATCTTCTTGGGCGTGTCCAACTGCACGATCTGACCGTCGCGCATGACGGCCACGCGGGTGGCCAGCGTCATCGCTTCCATTTGGTCGTGGGTCACGAAGACCGTCGTGACGCCAAGCTCGTGGTGCAGGTGCTTCAACTCGGCCCGCATCGACACGCGCAGCTTGGCGTCGAGGTTGGATAGCGGCTCATCCATCAGGAAGATTTTCGGGGTGCGCACGATGGCGCGGGCAAGCGCCACGCGCTGGCGTTGACCGCCCGACAGTTCGGACGGGCGACGTTTGAGCAAGGCCTCAAGCTCTACCTTTTCGGCCGTTTCCCGCACTTGTTTGGTACGGGTGGCCTTGTCCACCCCGCGCAGTTTCAGCGGATAGCCGATGTTCTGTTCCACTGACATGTGCGGATAAAGGCCGTAGTTCTGGAACACCATCGCGATGTCGCGGTCCTTGGGCGGCTTGTCGTTGACCCGCTGGCCCGCGATCATAAGATCGCCCGAGGTGATATCCTCCAGCCCCGCGATCATCCGCATCGTCGTGGTCTTGCCGCAGCCCGATGGGCCGAGCAGCACCAAAAACTCCCCCTCCTCAATCGTCAGGTTCTGCTTCTTGACCGCATGGAACGCACCGTAGCGTTTCTCGATATCGACGAGTCGAACTTCAGCCATACCCCGCCCCCCTATTTGACCGCGCCGGCTGTCATGCCGCGCGTGAAGTGTTTTTGTATAAGAAGTGCCATGATGAAGATTGGAACGGTGATCATGACACCGGCGGCAGACATCAACTCCCATAGATCACCACGCTCGGTGCGGAAGCTGACAAGGCCCACGGGCAATGTCACCGCGTCGCGGCGCGTCAGGATCAGGGAGAAAAGGAATTCGTTCCACGTCAGGATGAAGCAAAAGATGGATGACGTCAGGATGCCGGGCGCGGCCATCGGCAGGACGATGTCCTTGATCACCCGCAAGCGGGATGCGCCGTCGATCATTGCGGCCTCTTCGCTGTCTGTTGGGATCGCATCGATGTAGCCTTTGATCATCCAGATCACGAAGGGTGTCACGATGGCGAGGTTCACGATGATCAGCGCGATGCGCGTGTCCAGCAGGTCCAGCTGCCGGAACATCAGGAAGAACGGCAACACGATCACGACCGCCGGGATGAACTGCGTCGACAGGATCAGGAAGAACAGGAACTTGCGCCCCTTCACCCGGAAACGGGAGAAGGAATAAGCCGCCAGCGACGCGCAGGGCACCGCGATCAGCACAGTGACAGAGGCCACGACGACAGAGTTCATCACCATATCCCCCAGGTTCCACGGGTCTGAGAAAACGGTGACGAAATTGTCGAACGTTGGCGTGAAATTCAGCGACAGGGAATAGGCGTCGATCGGGCGTTTGAACGCCGTCAGGAACATCCAGGCGATCGGGAACAGGACCACGATGCAGATGAAAAGCAGCAGAGCCCGTTCGGCCCACCATGAAAGGATACGCATCATGCCGTTGCCATCTTTCTCTCGCTCAAGAGCATGCGGACATACCAGATCGAGATTGTCATCATGATTGCCGTCAGGATCCACGCCAGCGCCGAGGCATAGCCCATGTCGTACCATTCAAAGCCCACGTTGAAGATGAAGTAGGCCAGTGTTTCCGTTGAGGTGCCAGGGCCGCCACCGGTCAGCGTGACGACCTGATCAAACATCTTCAGTGCGAAGATCGTCTTGAGGATCGCAGTGACCAGCAGCACGCCCTTCATTTGCGGCAGGATGATGCCGAAGATGATGCGCAGGTTGGACGCGCCATCGATGCGGGCGGCCTCTTCCGTTTCGCGGGGGATAGAGGCTAGGCCGCCGAGGCACATGAACGTCATGTAAGGCGCCCAGTGCCAGACGTCCGTGACCACGAGGATCGCCATCGCAAGATCGGGGCTGGCCAACCACGGCGTCCCTTCAAGGGCGGGGAAAATCGCGGCAAGGCCGTTGGACAGCACGCCGAATTCCGGGTTGAACATGAACCGAAAGCTGACGCCGATCAGCGCCGGGCTCATGGCGAAAGGCAGGATAAGGATGATCCGCGTGAACGTGTGCATGCGACCCTTGCGGCGCAGCAGAAGCGCCAGCGACATCGCGATGATCAGGGTCAGGATCACGCTGGAGACGACGAAAATCGTCGTGACCCAAAGGGAATTAAGGAAGTGCGATTCACCGGCGGCGCGGATGAAATTGTCGAAACCCACCCACTCTTCGGGGCGGCGGGACCGGGTCAGATCCCAATCGCGGAACGCCGTCGTCAGCGAATAAGCCAAGGGGTAAAACGTCGTCGCAAGGACGATCAGAAAGCCCGGGACCAGCAAGTAGTATTGGAGTGATCTGTCGCGCATTGCGGGTCTCGTCCCTTGGGGAATGGTG
It contains:
- a CDS encoding RraA family protein; the protein is MMLSQDLAARLRACDTPTVCNAIEVAQGRRGFAGFTRATMHWSGDRHTRILGFARTAHIAGREAPSEPPDVLRARRMAYFRAMAEGPRPGVAVVEDMDGDAALGAWWGEVHAAVHGSVFGLSGAVTNGLMRDLGDLPASFPVLAGGIGPSHGFVHVHQIGEPVEIFGLRVAQGDLIHADCHGALVIPPEVLPDLGAALDKLEQSEGLVLGPIKDGPVSFEAFEAHWAAFEKART
- a CDS encoding alpha/beta fold hydrolase; its protein translation is MAIDPADGRPWALLPGTLCTGEVFDGFLDALGVARRARTVIELSDPQIEDYADALTAIAPGAIICGFSLGAIVTAHLADRLDAAQFVFFGLNPHADDPAKRDGRLALARDVTRRGGAAALAERLPPLAGPDPERALSQILSMANQTQHLIDAHTAIALSRPGALGALSRVPCPVTLLTGTDDQMAPFALAQDAAQAAPQGRAVALEGLGHYALVEDPAACARALSDAWNAP
- a CDS encoding HpcH/HpaI aldolase family protein, which encodes MRPNHVKTRLAAGDPVINAWLSIGASYSAEGVGHTGVHSVTVDLQHGMFGFSEALHMLQAISATPAIPMVRVPHLDPAQIMQLLDAGAYGIICPMISTPEQAAELVAACRYPPHGNRSFGPSRGLLYGGSDYVAMANETVMAIPMIETAEAVDRIDEILAVDGIDMLYLGPNDMAFALDGHVRFPRPASEQAMGTVLSRATQKGVPVGIFCADASEARLRMDEGYGLVTPGNDFAHLTRSVSGAVKNLLDTEKPNLATATGNHGY
- a CDS encoding ABC transporter ATP-binding protein, which gives rise to MAEVRLVDIEKRYGAFHAVKKQNLTIEEGEFLVLLGPSGCGKTTTMRMIAGLEDITSGDLMIAGQRVNDKPPKDRDIAMVFQNYGLYPHMSVEQNIGYPLKLRGVDKATRTKQVRETAEKVELEALLKRRPSELSGGQRQRVALARAIVRTPKIFLMDEPLSNLDAKLRVSMRAELKHLHHELGVTTVFVTHDQMEAMTLATRVAVMRDGQIVQLDTPKKIYSEPVNLFVAGFIGSPSMNLIEGAIAGGQFTAPGVQMPVDAPDRADVVLGIRPEDLELTQSTDAPISGALYALELTGDSTLVTLREKGTSICARGPAEFEAAINTRCMLAPKPGGRVHLFDKTSGERLDF
- a CDS encoding carbohydrate ABC transporter permease, translated to MMRILSWWAERALLLFICIVVLFPIAWMFLTAFKRPIDAYSLSLNFTPTFDNFVTVFSDPWNLGDMVMNSVVVASVTVLIAVPCASLAAYSFSRFRVKGRKFLFFLILSTQFIPAVVIVLPFFLMFRQLDLLDTRIALIIVNLAIVTPFVIWMIKGYIDAIPTDSEEAAMIDGASRLRVIKDIVLPMAAPGILTSSIFCFILTWNEFLFSLILTRRDAVTLPVGLVSFRTERGDLWELMSAAGVMITVPIFIMALLIQKHFTRGMTAGAVK
- a CDS encoding carbohydrate ABC transporter permease, which encodes MRDRSLQYYLLVPGFLIVLATTFYPLAYSLTTAFRDWDLTRSRRPEEWVGFDNFIRAAGESHFLNSLWVTTIFVVSSVILTLIIAMSLALLLRRKGRMHTFTRIILILPFAMSPALIGVSFRFMFNPEFGVLSNGLAAIFPALEGTPWLASPDLAMAILVVTDVWHWAPYMTFMCLGGLASIPRETEEAARIDGASNLRIIFGIILPQMKGVLLVTAILKTIFALKMFDQVVTLTGGGPGTSTETLAYFIFNVGFEWYDMGYASALAWILTAIMMTISIWYVRMLLSERKMATA